Below is a window of Sulfitobacter sp. SK012 DNA.
GATGCCGGGCTTGGCCATATCCCGGTTATCGTTGGCGGAATTATTCCTGAAGACGATGCTCAACGACTGAGCGCAATGGGTGTGGCACGGGTGTATACGCCCAAGGACTTTGAATTGAATGTGATAATGCACGACATTGTTACTCTCGCCCATCCCGCAGAAGTTGCGGCGGAATAGCGCCTGCTGTTACAAAATAGGTGAAGCTTTGTCGGAATTTATTAGATAATGGCGTTTTAATCATAGAGTCCTGGGAAAAGAGAAAGACTGCTGATGAATAAAGATCTAAAGAATATGAGTCAAAAGGAGCTTGAGAAGCTTCTGAATGACGTCAAAAAAGCGTTGGAATCTGTTCAGGCACGCGACCGTCGCAATGCCCGGAGAGCTGCCGAGAAAGCTGCTGCTGAATTTGGCTTTTCTCTCAATGACTTGAGCGAAGATCAAAAGCCGAAAAAGAAGCTCGCCAAAGCTGCAAAAAAGCCCCGCAAACCGGCCAAACCTAAGTTCGCTAATCCCGCCGATCCAAAACAAACTTGGACAGGCAAGGGCCGTCAGCCAAATTGGTATCGCGCGCAGGTTGATGCTGGAGTTTCTCCTTCAGCGATGGAAATTTAAATCCGTCGAATTCGATTACCACTGACACGCGTATTGAAGTGAGCTATTCGCCAAATACGCGTGTTAGAAAATTGAATTGCCGGGGTCCCTGTCGTGCATCGCTGCTTCGCTTTTGTTATTTCACCTACTTCGAGACCTGCGCACTTTAATCTTGTTCAGGCGGGTTGAATGTTGCGTAGGTGCTGGGCACCCGCGAACAATCAGGTTCATAAATTGATCAAGGGCCGCGTTCTTGATCCTGTGAAAACCAAACATGAGTGCTCATTGGGCGTTGGGCCTGAAGAGCATATCTCGACATACCCCCTACAATTGCCCCTTGTGGCGCGTCCGCTCTTTCGGCAACGTGCTAGAAATTAAAGGGAGAGTGCGATGACCGTCCATATCGGAGCAAAACCTGGCGAAATCGCCCAAACCGTATTGATGCCTGGCGATCCCTACCGCGCGAAATGGGCCGCTGAAACATTTCTAGATGCGCCAAAATTGGTGAATGAAGTGCGCGGCATGCTTGGCTTTACCGGCACGTGGAAGGGCAATCCTGTGACGATTCAGGGCTCTGGCATGGGCATGCCTTCGCTATCTATCTACGCCAATGAGTTGATGACCCAATATGACGCCCAAACCCTGATCCGCATCGGGTCTTGCGGCGGCATGCAGCCACAGGTGGGCATTCGCGACGTGATCATTGCGATGACGGCCACCACGATTACCTCGCCCTCTTCCGGTATTTTCCGCGAAATGAACTTTGCGCCTTGTGCCGACTGGGGCCTGTTGCGCGCCGCTGTTGCAGCATCAGAGGCAAGGGGCACCAAGACACATGTGGGCGGGATTTATTCGTCAGATGTGTTCTACGCCGAACGCCCCGATCTGGATGAGCAGATGACGCGCCATGGTATCCTTGGGGTCGAGATGGAAGCCGCTGAGCTTTATACGCTTGCTGCGCGTCATGGCCGCCGTGCCTTGGCCGTTTTGACTGTCTCAGATCACCTGCAAACAGGCGAAGCGCTCCCATCTGAAGACCGCGAAAAGACGTTTGGAGACATGGTGGAGATCGCGCTGGAAGCGGCCTTTACCTAGGCGCCATGGCTGCGGTCATACCCGTTTTGAACAGGCGACTGCCAATCCCTTAAGGCACCGGGTTTCGGTGCAAAGGTTTCAATCAATAGCGGGTAGCAAATTGTGCTATCCGATGAATGTTCGGCAGAACAATCGCCACCAGGGCATGCGCTTAGGGCACCAATCAGGTCAATCTCGGCAAAAAATTCAAGATAGTCACCGGGCCGCACCGGGCTTGCTTTCATGAAATACTGCCCCGTATCGCGGGTAAATCCGGTGCACATGAAGACGTTGAGCACGTCGTGCACATGCTGTTCCGCCTCGGCCAAAGGCACGTCTAAATGATTGGCCAGCGCGCGCGTGAGGTTGGAATGGCAGCAATGATGATACTGTCCGCCCGACAGCAAATTATGCGTGTAAGGATCGCAGCGGGTGCCAATCACATCATGCACTGATCCGCCGAATTCATCGATGCCGTACCAGCCTAATGTATCATGCGTCAGCGTCGCCATTGGGCGTAGCCCCGGAAAACTGGACCACATACGATCGCCTCGGGTGATGTGGGTGCCATGCAAAGCGCGGGTTTTTCCAGAATAGAACCGCTCAGCCAAATCATTGGCATTCCAAAGGTTTAGATCGCCCACCTGTGAACCCTCAACGGACGAGATGCGAAAAAAGTGGCCTGCGGGCACATGGAACACCGCCGCCTCACGGGGTGCCGCGATCACTTCGCCCGTTTTGGACATTCCAGACCGTGCAAGATCCAAGAGCGCCATATCCGGCTTTGGTAGCGTTTCCACCGGATAACAGATCACCGGCTTCACGGCACGGCGGGTGTTTGCATCTGCAGGAGCATCGGTCATGGGCATCCCCTTTTTGGTACTGGCTTCTCTTACAGCGATGGTTATGAAAGTGCTTTCTTGCATGTGTCGGGCGGGCCTTTGGACGCGGTGAACGCTTCGGCACCACATGCAGCACATCGGTATTTTCGCAAACTGCCCTTGTCGCCCAGCGCATCTTTGCGCCACCGGCAATTGCGGGTAGCGGCCCCTTTTCGAGTGAAAAGGTAGACGATGCCAAAAGCGATGAGCAGACCGAGAACAATAGGCATAGGCGTTCCTCAACCGCGCTGAGGGTGGCGCGCCACCCTCAATCGCATCTTTTCTCAGACTCTCCGTTCGACCATTAGCTTCTTGATTTTGGCAATCGCCAGCGCTGGATTCAGTCCCTTGGGGCAAGTCTTGGCGCAGTTCATAATCGTGTGGCAGCGATAAAGCTTAAACGGGTCTTCTAGGTCATCCAAACGCTCGCCTGTGGCCTCATCCCGGCTGTCGATGATCCAGCGGTACGCATGAAGCAGCGCGGCTGGTCCTAGGTACCGATCGCCATTCCACCAATAGCTGGGGCATGAGGTCGAGCAACACGCGCACATGATGCACTCATAAAGGCCATCAAGCTCAGAGCGGTCTTCGATAGACTGCTTCCATTCTTTTGCTGGCGCGGGTGTTTCGGTCTTCAGCCATGGCTGTACCGACGCGTGCTGTGCGTAGAAATGGGTCAGATCCGGGATCAAATCCTTGACCACTGGCATATGTGGGAGCGGATAGATTTTCACCACGCCTTTGACCTCGGCCATGCCGTAGGTACATGCCAGCGTGTTGATCCCATCGATGTTCATCGCGCAGGAGCCACAGATCCCCTCGCGGCAAGAACGGCGGAACGTCAGCGTTGGATCGATCTCGTTCTTGATCTTGATCAGCGCATCCAAAATCATCGGACCGCAGCTATCGAGATCGACAAAATACGTATCGACCGCGGGGTTTTTTCCGTCATCGGGGTTCCAACGATAGACGTGGAATTCCTGCAGGTTGGTGGCCCCTTCGGGCTTTGGCCAGGTTTTGCCACTGGTCATGCGCGAATTCTTGGGAAGGGTCAGTTGTACCATGGTGCGGTTCCTTTTTCTGTGTCGGGGCGCGTTTGCGCAAATAGGGTCGGGTTCTGAGTGATAAGCTGTGCCACGCTACGGCGGGCTGGTCGGTCTAGATTGAGGCCATTCATCAAACGCATAAATTCCAATGCGCCGTGCCCCAAGCTTTCGTTTCGGGCCGAGCTGAGCGGTTTAAGCGCTGCGTGCTGATCTGCATTCACGCCGCAGAGCTGCAAAAGCTGTTGCCCCGGACGCGTCCGGTCTGCCTCTTTTTCTAGCGCAAAGAAATGCGCGCGCTTTTGGCCAAGGACATTCGAGACACGCTGTTCGAGCGTATCCCATGCCCCGCAATCAGCTGTATCATGCATGAATTCTTCAAGCGGATTGGTGTAACTATCTGATTTTACAGCCTGATTGTGAACAGAACGCTTCCAGCCACCCATATCTCGCGTGTAAAACGCATATGTCGGGTGTAACGGCGCAAGATGCGCTTCAAAAAGAGCGAGCAGCGCGTCGAGACGCGGATAAAGCGTTGTAACTCCTGCGCGCCCCATCATCGCACCCGGCAGATTTTCATGGCTGACCAGAACACGCGACACCG
It encodes the following:
- a CDS encoding H-NS histone family protein; protein product: MNKDLKNMSQKELEKLLNDVKKALESVQARDRRNARRAAEKAAAEFGFSLNDLSEDQKPKKKLAKAAKKPRKPAKPKFANPADPKQTWTGKGRQPNWYRAQVDAGVSPSAMEI
- the deoD gene encoding purine-nucleoside phosphorylase; this encodes MTVHIGAKPGEIAQTVLMPGDPYRAKWAAETFLDAPKLVNEVRGMLGFTGTWKGNPVTIQGSGMGMPSLSIYANELMTQYDAQTLIRIGSCGGMQPQVGIRDVIIAMTATTITSPSSGIFREMNFAPCADWGLLRAAVAASEARGTKTHVGGIYSSDVFYAERPDLDEQMTRHGILGVEMEAAELYTLAARHGRRALAVLTVSDHLQTGEALPSEDREKTFGDMVEIALEAAFT
- a CDS encoding urea carboxylase-associated family protein — encoded protein: MTDAPADANTRRAVKPVICYPVETLPKPDMALLDLARSGMSKTGEVIAAPREAAVFHVPAGHFFRISSVEGSQVGDLNLWNANDLAERFYSGKTRALHGTHITRGDRMWSSFPGLRPMATLTHDTLGWYGIDEFGGSVHDVIGTRCDPYTHNLLSGGQYHHCCHSNLTRALANHLDVPLAEAEQHVHDVLNVFMCTGFTRDTGQYFMKASPVRPGDYLEFFAEIDLIGALSACPGGDCSAEHSSDSTICYPLLIETFAPKPGALRDWQSPVQNGYDRSHGA
- a CDS encoding succinate dehydrogenase iron-sulfur subunit; translated protein: MVQLTLPKNSRMTSGKTWPKPEGATNLQEFHVYRWNPDDGKNPAVDTYFVDLDSCGPMILDALIKIKNEIDPTLTFRRSCREGICGSCAMNIDGINTLACTYGMAEVKGVVKIYPLPHMPVVKDLIPDLTHFYAQHASVQPWLKTETPAPAKEWKQSIEDRSELDGLYECIMCACCSTSCPSYWWNGDRYLGPAALLHAYRWIIDSRDEATGERLDDLEDPFKLYRCHTIMNCAKTCPKGLNPALAIAKIKKLMVERRV